In one window of Bizionia sp. M204 DNA:
- a CDS encoding type II glyceraldehyde-3-phosphate dehydrogenase, with protein MKNIAVIGYGVIGKRVADAINLQDDMKLSGVCDVISDWRIQNAVRKEYDIYAATQEAKDKMKAEGISVKGNMQELLEKSDLVVDCTPKKIAAQNVAIYKELNIKFILHGGEKHETTGHSFSAENNYKSAINIDATRVVSCNTTSILRTLTALKRADLLDYARGTLLRRATDPWESHLGGIMNTMLPERDIPSHQGPDAKSVDPDLDVITVAVKVPETLSHMHYWNVKLKKQASKEEVLNAFRTSSRIKLIQYDQGLVSNNTIKEMFLDMGRPWGDMYEVALWEDMLKVVGDELFYAYVVDNQAIVIPETIDAIRALTGIETDGAKSIAKTNESLGIN; from the coding sequence TATAGGATACGGAGTCATTGGAAAAAGAGTGGCGGATGCCATTAATCTACAAGACGATATGAAACTTTCCGGCGTGTGTGATGTTATTAGCGATTGGCGCATTCAAAACGCAGTAAGAAAGGAATATGATATCTACGCAGCCACTCAAGAAGCAAAAGACAAAATGAAGGCCGAAGGTATTTCAGTAAAAGGAAATATGCAGGAACTTTTAGAAAAATCAGATCTTGTTGTGGATTGTACCCCTAAAAAAATTGCAGCTCAAAATGTCGCGATTTATAAAGAATTAAACATCAAATTTATTTTGCACGGAGGCGAAAAGCACGAAACTACAGGTCATTCCTTCAGTGCCGAAAATAATTACAAATCAGCCATAAATATAGATGCCACAAGAGTGGTTTCCTGCAACACCACCTCTATTTTAAGAACCTTAACGGCTTTAAAAAGAGCAGACTTATTGGATTATGCCAGAGGCACCCTTTTAAGAAGAGCTACAGATCCTTGGGAAAGCCATCTCGGCGGAATAATGAACACGATGCTTCCAGAAAGAGATATTCCAAGTCATCAAGGCCCGGATGCTAAAAGCGTGGATCCCGATTTAGATGTCATCACTGTCGCAGTGAAAGTTCCAGAAACTTTGAGCCATATGCACTACTGGAACGTGAAATTGAAAAAACAAGCCTCAAAAGAAGAAGTGTTGAATGCTTTTAGAACATCCAGTCGTATCAAATTAATTCAATATGATCAAGGTTTAGTTTCAAACAACACCATCAAGGAAATGTTTTTAGATATGGGCAGACCTTGGGGTGATATGTATGAAGTAGCCCTTTGGGAAGATATGCTGAAGGTAGTGGGAGATGAACTTTTTTACGCCTACGTAGTCGATAACCAAGCCATTGTAATCCCCGAAACCATTGATGCAATCAGGGCATTAACTGGAATTGAAACAGATGGAGCAAAATCCATCGCCAAAACAAATGAAAGTTTAGGAATCAATTAA
- a CDS encoding class I fructose-bisphosphate aldolase codes for MKTDINITELLGEKASFYLDHVCEKITKDELQTPSKSSLDKVFGNSNRNPQVLRSLAQLYNHGNLGGTGYLSILPVDQGIEHSAAFSFYKNPDYFDPENIIKLAMEAGCNGVASTFGVLGLNARKYAHKIPFIVKINHNELLTYPNKYDQTLFGKVKSAWNMGAVAVGATIYFGSEESNRQLKEIAEAFEEAHNLGMATILWCYTRNEAFKTEKDDYHAAADVTGQANHLGVTIQADIIKQKLPTNNFGFKEIGFGKYDDEMYKALTTDHPIDLCRLQVANCYMGKIGLINSGGGSKGESDLIEAVTTAVINKRAGGSGLIMGRKAFQKPFGQGVNLINAAQNVYLDDKISIA; via the coding sequence ATGAAAACAGACATAAATATTACAGAACTTTTAGGAGAAAAAGCGTCCTTCTATTTAGACCACGTTTGTGAAAAAATAACCAAGGATGAATTGCAAACCCCCAGCAAGAGCAGTCTTGACAAGGTGTTTGGCAATAGCAACAGGAATCCACAGGTACTGCGAAGTCTAGCCCAATTGTACAACCACGGAAATTTGGGAGGTACAGGCTATTTAAGCATCCTTCCAGTAGACCAAGGGATTGAGCATAGCGCAGCCTTTTCATTCTATAAAAATCCTGATTATTTTGATCCAGAGAATATTATAAAATTGGCAATGGAAGCAGGTTGCAACGGAGTGGCTTCAACCTTTGGCGTATTGGGATTGAACGCCCGAAAATACGCCCATAAAATCCCTTTTATCGTGAAAATCAACCATAATGAGCTGCTTACCTACCCTAATAAATATGACCAAACATTATTTGGAAAAGTAAAATCGGCTTGGAATATGGGAGCTGTTGCTGTCGGTGCTACCATCTATTTTGGTTCCGAGGAAAGTAATAGACAACTTAAAGAAATAGCTGAAGCTTTTGAAGAAGCCCATAATTTGGGTATGGCAACCATTTTATGGTGCTATACCCGAAACGAAGCTTTCAAAACTGAAAAAGACGATTATCATGCTGCTGCCGATGTAACTGGACAAGCCAATCACTTGGGCGTTACCATTCAAGCAGATATTATCAAGCAAAAATTACCAACCAATAATTTTGGATTCAAAGAAATAGGTTTTGGTAAATATGATGATGAAATGTATAAAGCCCTTACCACAGACCATCCCATTGACCTATGTAGGTTACAAGTAGCGAATTGTTATATGGGTAAAATAGGATTGATTAATTCCGGTGGCGGATCTAAAGGAGAGTCTGATTTGATTGAAGCAGTTACCACAGCAGTAATAAATAAAAGAGCTGGAGGCTCTGGGTTGATTATGGGAAGAAAAGCATTCCAAAAGCCCTTTGGCCAAGGGGTTAACTTAATCAATGCTGCCCAAAATGTTTATCTGGACGATAAAATCAGTATTGCATAA
- a CDS encoding dicarboxylate/amino acid:cation symporter encodes MFDTEVKSLKSLNEYLKKLVESRLWLKVIIALFLGVGFGLLLSPQNGWISTETADVAGNWLALPGVLFLKLVQMIMIPLIVASIITGIASNDKESLKKLGGGVLLYFLGTTIFSVSLGVILSQIFRPGRFLHQQAATEHNEITAVTTDGPELSFGLDTIPDTISNLLPDNPLASMVSGEMLSIVIFTIIIGVAVLSLEEALLRPVKLVLSAIQEVCMTVVKWSMLLVPVAVFGLMAQLTSSVGLSSLSGLAYYVGVVLLGLLLLVIFYSGLLVLFGKTNPFHFLKKIRDVQLLAFSTTSSAAVMPLSLQTAEEELKVDKAISNFIIPIGVTVNMDGTALYQTITTLFIAQAYGLEMSLLNIIVIIVTIVAASIGTPAIPGGGVVILASVLGSVGIPAEGIIIIIGVERLLGMFRSAVNVTGDLTACMVFNRFYKKTSGLTTDKTTINLSSKQ; translated from the coding sequence ATGTTTGACACAGAAGTAAAATCACTTAAATCACTTAATGAATACCTGAAAAAACTGGTAGAAAGTCGCCTATGGCTTAAGGTTATCATCGCCTTGTTTCTGGGTGTTGGATTTGGGTTGCTGTTAAGTCCACAAAATGGATGGATTAGCACAGAAACCGCAGATGTGGCGGGAAATTGGCTGGCATTGCCGGGAGTGCTCTTTCTGAAATTGGTACAGATGATTATGATTCCATTAATTGTGGCTTCCATCATTACGGGAATCGCCAGCAATGATAAGGAAAGTTTAAAAAAATTAGGTGGTGGTGTTTTATTATATTTCCTTGGCACTACCATATTTTCGGTAAGTCTCGGTGTTATATTATCACAAATTTTTAGACCAGGCCGTTTTCTGCATCAACAAGCCGCAACGGAACACAATGAAATAACAGCTGTTACAACTGATGGTCCCGAGCTTTCTTTTGGACTTGACACTATCCCCGATACCATATCAAATTTGCTTCCAGACAACCCTTTGGCATCTATGGTAAGTGGCGAAATGTTGAGCATTGTGATTTTCACAATCATTATTGGTGTAGCAGTGCTATCACTTGAAGAAGCATTGTTGCGACCAGTAAAATTGGTTTTAAGTGCCATTCAGGAAGTCTGTATGACCGTGGTGAAATGGTCTATGTTGTTAGTTCCTGTTGCTGTTTTTGGGCTTATGGCACAGCTTACCTCTAGTGTTGGTTTAAGCTCATTGTCCGGTCTAGCATACTACGTTGGAGTCGTGCTTCTTGGGCTTTTATTATTGGTAATTTTCTATTCAGGCTTACTTGTACTTTTTGGAAAAACAAACCCGTTTCATTTCCTAAAAAAAATAAGGGATGTTCAATTATTGGCTTTTTCAACCACAAGTTCTGCCGCCGTGATGCCTTTATCACTTCAAACAGCTGAAGAAGAACTAAAAGTGGACAAGGCCATTAGCAATTTTATCATCCCCATTGGTGTAACTGTCAATATGGATGGAACTGCACTATATCAAACCATTACAACTCTTTTTATTGCCCAAGCTTACGGACTGGAAATGAGTTTACTCAATATTATAGTAATCATTGTAACCATTGTCGCTGCATCCATTGGTACCCCAGCCATTCCTGGTGGTGGTGTGGTTATACTCGCTTCTGTTTTGGGAAGTGTCGGAATACCAGCCGAAGGCATCATCATCATAATTGGTGTAGAAAGATTGTTAGGAATGTTCAGGTCTGCCGTTAACGTAACTGGTGATTTGACTGCCTGTATGGTTTTTAATAGATTTTATAAAAAAACTTCAGGACTAACTACAGATAAAACAACTATTAATTTGAGTTCGAAACAATGA
- a CDS encoding alpha/beta fold hydrolase: MILLLISIVFIFPVVAIASYQHYKIGKQPAYDANKTFLNYEVVGSGENKLVLLHGLTGSLNYWKRELETITKTHSLLLIDLLGFGDSPKPKSNYTLSIQLAAVALILNKEGFNNGKTSIAGHSMGAIISLALLEKQPNWFKLGVFISIPVYKDADEFKKVMSTQSFVDRISSSKFSKYICMIHPIFMSRAFKPDNLTDDVYEDAKKHHWMSYYYSLTEVILKTDLYSLAKRIKDKEVLFIHGEKDTTAPLENALKLSKEFKNAQLITSSEGDHQFFLKEAGFVWNTIQDFTISEKKLQKTISNEH; the protein is encoded by the coding sequence ATGATATTACTACTCATATCCATAGTGTTCATTTTTCCAGTTGTTGCTATAGCAAGCTATCAGCATTACAAAATTGGTAAGCAACCAGCTTATGATGCCAACAAAACGTTTTTGAATTATGAAGTAGTAGGTTCTGGAGAGAACAAACTTGTTTTGTTGCACGGATTAACAGGCTCTTTAAACTATTGGAAACGTGAATTAGAAACCATTACAAAAACACATTCGTTACTTTTAATAGACCTTCTCGGCTTTGGAGACTCCCCTAAACCTAAAAGCAATTACACGCTTTCTATTCAATTAGCCGCTGTTGCGTTAATTCTCAACAAAGAAGGGTTTAACAATGGAAAAACTAGTATTGCTGGACATTCTATGGGCGCCATAATTTCATTGGCATTATTGGAAAAACAGCCAAATTGGTTCAAATTAGGAGTTTTTATTAGCATACCTGTTTATAAGGATGCAGATGAATTTAAGAAAGTTATGTCCACACAATCCTTTGTAGATAGAATTTCATCAAGTAAATTCTCAAAATACATTTGTATGATTCATCCCATATTTATGTCACGTGCATTCAAGCCCGATAACCTAACGGATGATGTTTATGAAGATGCAAAAAAGCATCATTGGATGAGTTATTATTATTCGCTCACTGAGGTCATCTTAAAAACAGATCTATACTCTCTTGCAAAGAGAATCAAAGACAAAGAAGTACTGTTCATTCATGGTGAAAAAGACACTACCGCACCTTTAGAAAATGCCTTAAAATTATCAAAGGAATTTAAAAACGCACAACTAATTACTTCATCAGAAGGAGACCATCAGTTCTTTCTGAAAGAAGCAGGATTTGTTTGGAACACAATCCAAGATTTTACTATTTCAGAAAAAAAGCTGCAAAAAACCATTTCAAATGAACACTAA
- a CDS encoding ATP-dependent 6-phosphofructokinase, which produces MNTNKIKHIGVFTSGGDSPGMNTTLYAIAKTAEANGIKISGFRKGYEGLIDGDLIPLKSQELKKITQKGGTILKTARSKRFLELEGRKKALQTLKANNIDALIAIGGDGTFKGLLAFSEICDIPFIGIPGTIDNDISGTDYTLGFDSAVNTAIENIDKIKDTAESHNRVFIVEVMGRDSGYIAIHSGLMVGADAILIPESGKDFIYLLDKIKNYDSEDAFLVVVSEGDEIGAELVSSKIKEVNPNVDLRITKLGHVQRGGNPSALDRMLGIRLGVASVNALLQGKKNAMVGILNNQLQLTPFKEVVKQHQVNTELYELLELFTK; this is translated from the coding sequence ATGAACACTAATAAAATTAAACATATAGGCGTGTTTACATCTGGAGGCGATAGCCCTGGGATGAACACTACACTGTACGCCATTGCGAAAACTGCTGAAGCAAATGGCATAAAAATAAGTGGTTTTAGAAAAGGGTATGAAGGGTTGATAGATGGCGATTTGATACCATTAAAATCTCAAGAACTAAAAAAAATAACCCAGAAAGGTGGTACCATTCTAAAAACAGCACGGAGCAAACGATTTCTGGAATTAGAGGGTCGTAAAAAAGCATTACAAACGCTGAAAGCAAACAATATAGATGCTTTAATTGCTATTGGTGGCGATGGCACATTTAAAGGACTATTGGCTTTTTCAGAAATATGCGATATCCCTTTTATAGGAATTCCGGGAACCATCGACAACGATATTTCTGGTACTGATTACACCCTTGGTTTTGACTCCGCAGTAAACACGGCCATTGAAAATATTGACAAAATAAAGGACACTGCCGAATCTCATAACCGCGTATTTATTGTTGAAGTAATGGGACGGGATTCAGGATATATCGCTATTCATTCGGGATTGATGGTAGGTGCCGATGCCATCCTTATTCCTGAAAGCGGGAAAGACTTTATATACTTATTGGACAAGATTAAAAACTACGATAGCGAAGATGCTTTCCTTGTAGTGGTTTCTGAAGGTGATGAAATAGGCGCTGAACTTGTTTCATCAAAAATAAAGGAAGTTAATCCCAATGTCGATTTACGAATTACAAAACTCGGCCACGTGCAGCGAGGCGGAAATCCTTCTGCTTTAGATAGAATGTTAGGAATTAGACTTGGGGTAGCCAGTGTAAACGCACTTTTACAAGGTAAAAAGAACGCAATGGTTGGAATTTTAAATAATCAATTGCAGCTAACCCCTTTTAAAGAGGTGGTCAAGCAACATCAGGTAAATACTGAATTATACGAACTTTTAGAACTATTTACAAAATAA
- a CDS encoding MgtC/SapB family protein codes for MIEAFKNINPFILGLLISLGIGLILGLEREYDKLKEEQGFAGIRTFPIVAIIGFILGNLSTAYTPWLVIIIAAAFLLFLSLSHLSMIQKHIMTGITTNMALFATLILGVMVANHLHKEAVATAVVIVTLLSLKTTFNTFIKNITSEELFAFIKFSIIALLILPFLPNDDFGPEGLLNPFEIGAIIVIVSFLNFIGYFLVKYVGSKRGILLTAVLGGLISSTAVAWIYASRSKESPELSKEYAAGIIIASAIMFPRLAILAYIFNSAILTYLVVPFTILTLICLISALVFIKKNTDVPKTDINLGNPLNIWNALGFGGIYVVILFAVFYGNQFFGESGLYYSALIAGLADTDAITISMAKFGSLEEKLALATNVIITATISNMIVKLGITYFKGSKKTGNWL; via the coding sequence ATGATAGAAGCGTTTAAAAATATCAATCCATTTATCCTCGGACTACTCATCAGTCTGGGCATTGGTCTTATTCTGGGATTGGAACGTGAATACGATAAATTGAAGGAAGAGCAAGGTTTTGCCGGAATAAGGACTTTCCCGATTGTCGCCATTATTGGTTTTATCTTGGGAAATCTTTCCACAGCCTATACGCCTTGGTTGGTCATTATAATTGCAGCAGCCTTTCTTTTGTTTCTGTCCTTGAGTCATCTGTCTATGATACAAAAACACATTATGACTGGAATTACAACCAATATGGCATTGTTCGCTACGTTGATTTTGGGGGTTATGGTTGCTAATCATTTGCATAAGGAAGCAGTTGCTACTGCGGTAGTTATAGTTACTCTGTTATCATTGAAAACAACCTTCAATACGTTCATTAAGAATATTACTTCAGAAGAACTTTTTGCCTTTATTAAGTTTTCAATTATAGCACTTTTGATTTTACCTTTCTTACCAAATGACGATTTTGGTCCAGAAGGTTTGTTGAACCCCTTTGAGATTGGAGCAATTATAGTGATTGTCTCTTTTCTGAATTTCATCGGCTACTTTCTTGTAAAATATGTAGGTTCTAAACGTGGTATTCTGCTCACTGCAGTTTTAGGTGGATTAATTTCAAGTACCGCAGTAGCTTGGATATATGCATCCCGAAGTAAGGAATCGCCAGAACTTTCAAAAGAATATGCTGCGGGTATCATTATAGCTTCTGCCATAATGTTTCCCAGACTTGCGATTTTGGCCTATATTTTTAATAGTGCCATACTTACCTATTTAGTCGTTCCATTTACCATTCTTACACTTATCTGCTTGATAAGTGCACTCGTATTTATTAAAAAGAATACAGATGTCCCCAAGACAGACATCAATCTGGGTAATCCACTCAATATTTGGAACGCCCTTGGGTTTGGTGGCATTTATGTGGTTATCCTATTTGCCGTTTTTTATGGAAACCAGTTTTTTGGCGAAAGCGGTTTATACTATTCAGCCCTAATTGCAGGATTGGCAGATACGGATGCGATAACTATTAGTATGGCAAAATTTGGGTCTTTGGAAGAAAAACTCGCTCTGGCAACCAATGTCATTATTACCGCAACTATAAGTAATATGATTGTGAAGCTGGGTATTACCTATTTCAAAGGTTCCAAAAAAACGGGAAACTGGTTATGA
- a CDS encoding SDR family oxidoreductase: MDRVKNKVAIVTGGASGLGKSSAILLAREGAKIVVTDVDEENGKKVVQDIKSNGGEAIFIKQDVSKEDEWKMVIDRTLKTYGKLNILANSAGIGVGGNVEEVTLADWKKLLSINLDGSFLGTQYAIKAMKETGEGGSIINFSSIEGLIGDPHLPAYNASKGGVTIFTKSAALHCAKQGYKIRVNSIHPAYIWTPMVENLLKAQGNLEEGKKYLESLHPVGHLGEPDDIGYGVVYLASDESKFMTGSELVIDGGYTAQ; the protein is encoded by the coding sequence ATGGATCGAGTAAAAAATAAAGTAGCCATTGTCACGGGAGGTGCTTCTGGCCTAGGAAAATCAAGCGCAATCTTATTGGCACGCGAAGGAGCTAAAATCGTAGTTACAGATGTAGATGAAGAAAATGGAAAAAAAGTAGTTCAAGATATTAAGAGTAATGGCGGTGAGGCCATCTTCATAAAGCAAGATGTTTCTAAAGAAGATGAATGGAAAATGGTCATTGATAGGACACTCAAAACGTATGGAAAACTCAATATCCTGGCGAATTCTGCCGGTATAGGAGTTGGTGGAAATGTGGAAGAGGTTACGCTTGCAGACTGGAAAAAACTTTTAAGTATCAATCTGGACGGCAGCTTCCTTGGTACCCAATACGCTATTAAAGCTATGAAGGAGACTGGAGAGGGTGGGTCAATCATCAACTTTTCTTCCATTGAAGGTCTTATTGGCGACCCCCATTTACCCGCCTATAATGCCAGCAAAGGCGGTGTAACCATATTTACCAAATCCGCAGCACTTCATTGTGCGAAACAGGGTTACAAAATTCGGGTCAATTCCATTCACCCGGCCTATATATGGACACCAATGGTAGAAAACCTCCTTAAAGCCCAAGGTAATTTAGAGGAAGGGAAAAAGTATTTGGAAAGTTTGCATCCAGTCGGACATTTGGGAGAACCAGATGACATAGGTTATGGTGTCGTATATCTAGCTTCGGATGAATCAAAATTTATGACAGGTTCTGAATTGGTAATCGATGGTGGTTATACTGCACAATAA
- a CDS encoding universal stress protein, translating to MKNILVPTDFSENCTKAAHLGIKMAKLYNAEIHFLHLMTTPVDWVKLDKLKEKRYPETVKQIGIAKAKLRELEKIAEHEGLKCRTFLQFDSGQKDILEHSGHFHHDFIITGSSGTKGRVREITGSNVEKIVRKANAPIIVVKEQEVTFPFKDILFVSSFEEDVSHPFQAVLSIAEKCDAKIHLLHINTETDFNNINAGLNPVKQFLEKFPALKNVSMNVHNESSVEEGINTFLKHQPADLVAMSTSGKTGFLSLFSKSIAEGVTNHSELPVMTIKI from the coding sequence ATGAAAAACATACTCGTACCCACTGATTTCTCTGAAAACTGCACCAAAGCTGCACATCTTGGAATTAAAATGGCCAAACTGTACAATGCAGAAATACACTTTTTGCATCTAATGACCACACCTGTAGATTGGGTGAAGCTGGATAAACTCAAAGAAAAGCGCTATCCTGAAACCGTGAAGCAAATTGGTATTGCTAAAGCTAAATTACGAGAACTGGAAAAAATAGCAGAACACGAAGGTCTTAAGTGTAGAACCTTTCTTCAGTTCGATTCAGGACAAAAAGACATTTTAGAGCATTCTGGTCATTTTCATCACGACTTCATCATTACAGGAAGTAGTGGCACTAAAGGCCGTGTGAGGGAAATAACAGGTAGTAATGTTGAGAAAATTGTACGAAAGGCTAATGCCCCGATTATCGTGGTTAAAGAGCAGGAAGTAACGTTTCCTTTTAAGGATATTCTATTTGTCTCTTCTTTTGAAGAAGATGTTAGTCATCCGTTTCAAGCTGTGCTTTCCATAGCTGAAAAATGCGATGCTAAAATTCATTTGTTACACATAAATACAGAGACAGATTTTAATAACATCAATGCTGGATTAAACCCTGTCAAGCAATTCCTTGAAAAGTTTCCCGCTTTAAAAAACGTTTCTATGAACGTTCACAACGAATCGTCAGTAGAAGAAGGTATCAATACATTTTTAAAACATCAGCCCGCAGATTTGGTTGCAATGAGTACCAGCGGAAAGACAGGATTTTTGAGCTTATTTTCAAAAAGTATTGCCGAAGGTGTAACCAATCATTCCGAATTACCGGTAATGACCATTAAAATATAA
- a CDS encoding restriction endonuclease: MKKSVLIKKYSGEYQAFDVNKLINSLRRSQADETVVQDIAQKIEEQIEEGMSTKTIYQLAFKMLKSKSRLSASKYKLKKALMELGPSGFPFEKLVGKLLAHEGFSTQVGVIVQGNCVQHEIDVIAQKDNTHYMIECKYHSDQGRVCNVKIPLYIHSRFLDVEKQWKRQEGHESKGHKGALFTNTRFSSDALQYGKCVGLLLTSWDYPRGDGLKDRIDKSGLHPLTALTTLTKTEKTKLLDTGIVLCKELHENPALLEQIGVDKKRHKNILEDSEALCKST; the protein is encoded by the coding sequence ATGAAAAAATCAGTTTTAATAAAAAAATATTCTGGGGAGTACCAAGCTTTTGATGTAAATAAACTCATCAATTCTTTGCGTCGTTCCCAGGCAGATGAGACTGTTGTTCAAGATATAGCCCAAAAGATAGAAGAGCAGATTGAAGAAGGAATGTCCACCAAAACAATCTATCAATTGGCTTTCAAAATGCTAAAGAGCAAATCAAGATTAAGTGCTTCAAAGTACAAGCTCAAAAAAGCATTGATGGAATTGGGACCTTCTGGCTTCCCTTTTGAAAAGTTGGTTGGCAAACTATTGGCACACGAAGGGTTTTCAACACAAGTTGGTGTGATTGTGCAGGGCAATTGCGTGCAACACGAAATAGATGTGATAGCGCAAAAAGACAATACCCATTATATGATTGAATGTAAATACCATAGCGATCAAGGGCGGGTTTGTAATGTTAAAATCCCCCTATATATCCATTCAAGGTTTTTAGATGTGGAAAAACAATGGAAGCGCCAAGAAGGTCACGAATCTAAAGGTCATAAAGGAGCTCTGTTCACCAATACACGCTTTTCAAGTGATGCTTTACAATATGGCAAATGTGTGGGATTGTTGTTGACAAGTTGGGATTACCCAAGGGGCGACGGTCTAAAAGATAGAATAGATAAGTCGGGGCTTCATCCATTAACAGCCTTAACAACGCTTACCAAAACCGAAAAGACAAAATTATTGGATACAGGCATTGTGCTCTGTAAAGAGCTTCACGAAAATCCTGCGTTGTTAGAGCAGATAGGAGTCGATAAAAAAAGACATAAAAACATTTTAGAAGATTCAGAAGCGCTATGTAAAAGCACTTAA
- a CDS encoding MBL fold metallo-hydrolase RNA specificity domain-containing protein, with amino-acid sequence MKTNNINIHFLGAAGTVTGSKYLVDTEDKKILIDCGLFQGLKELRLKNWEYPPVKVSEIDAVLLTHGHLDHTGYLPRLVKQGFNGPIYGTNPTLDIAKIILNDSAKIQEQEAERANKEGYSKHSPAEPLYDLKDVEKTIPHFKNVPQSQWIPLFDGIKARFQYNGHILGATFIELDVHGKRFVFSGDIGRTNDLLLYPPLKPKKADVLFIESTYGGRFHPDEAEALPQIEKLVNDTINRGGSLFVPSFSVERAQLMMLIFWKLLKEKKIPKVQMIMDSPMGASVLELFHRTRDWHRLEDNECDEMCSHFTVVSSYRETMELRTDDKPKIVIAGSGMLTGGRMLNYLETQAQNPNNTLLFVGYQAEGTRGRKLLEGEKELKVYGKTVSFQMEVAEIQGLSAHADHAELIDWMSKIKNKPARIFIVHGEKESAEALQKGIKETYGWNAEIPQLYSIENV; translated from the coding sequence ATGAAAACTAACAACATAAACATTCACTTTTTAGGAGCAGCTGGCACCGTAACAGGCTCAAAATATTTAGTGGACACAGAAGATAAAAAAATACTGATAGACTGCGGACTTTTTCAAGGCTTAAAGGAATTGCGCCTTAAAAACTGGGAATACCCACCTGTAAAAGTTTCAGAAATTGACGCAGTATTGCTTACTCACGGCCATTTGGATCACACAGGGTATCTGCCAAGATTAGTCAAACAAGGGTTCAATGGGCCTATCTACGGCACCAATCCTACTCTGGATATTGCCAAAATCATTCTGAATGATAGTGCAAAAATTCAGGAACAAGAAGCCGAACGTGCCAACAAAGAAGGTTATTCCAAACACAGTCCTGCTGAACCATTGTACGATTTAAAAGATGTTGAAAAAACCATTCCACATTTTAAGAACGTTCCACAATCCCAATGGATTCCATTATTTGATGGTATCAAGGCACGATTTCAGTATAATGGACATATCCTTGGTGCAACATTCATCGAGTTGGACGTCCACGGAAAGCGTTTTGTCTTTTCAGGAGATATTGGAAGAACCAATGATTTATTGCTTTATCCACCTCTGAAACCAAAAAAAGCGGATGTGCTTTTCATTGAATCCACTTATGGAGGAAGATTTCATCCTGACGAAGCGGAAGCACTTCCGCAGATTGAAAAATTGGTTAATGACACGATCAATAGAGGCGGTAGTTTATTTGTTCCAAGTTTTTCAGTAGAACGTGCCCAACTGATGATGCTGATTTTTTGGAAATTATTAAAAGAAAAGAAAATTCCAAAAGTACAAATGATAATGGATAGCCCAATGGGAGCTAGTGTATTGGAATTGTTTCATCGTACAAGGGATTGGCACAGATTGGAAGACAATGAATGTGATGAAATGTGTTCACATTTCACGGTTGTAAGCAGTTATCGGGAAACTATGGAGTTACGAACAGACGACAAACCAAAAATTGTGATTGCTGGAAGTGGAATGCTTACAGGTGGAAGAATGCTCAACTATCTCGAAACCCAAGCGCAAAACCCAAATAACACCTTGCTTTTTGTAGGCTATCAAGCTGAAGGCACTCGTGGCAGAAAATTATTGGAAGGCGAAAAAGAATTAAAAGTGTATGGAAAAACGGTATCCTTTCAAATGGAAGTAGCCGAAATTCAAGGCCTCTCGGCACACGCAGACCACGCTGAATTAATTGATTGGATGAGCAAAATAAAAAATAAGCCAGCGCGAATTTTTATTGTGCACGGAGAAAAAGAAAGTGCGGAAGCCCTTCAAAAAGGAATAAAGGAAACCTATGGATGGAATGCTGAAATCCCGCAGCTATACAGTATCGAAAATGTATAA